ATTTTCCATGGTCGTATCAATTAGTGATAGTTCAACCCCACATTTGTAAGAACAGGAAATTTTAAGAATAACTATATATTCCCTCAACGCCGAAATCCTTTACTCTGGATATATTCTGGTTATATAAGATATAACATCTCAGATTCAGGAGAGAGGGAGTCTGATGCTTCCTTTGAAAATGGCAAAATGGCTAAAACGGAGTAGCCGAGTGAAAAGCGGTTTAGGGGTGCACTTACTGCTCATATCATACTTATGAATAGTGGTCAACTTCGACTTATCCCAAGCAGCCAACTCTTTTCTAGTGGCAACATCAAGTCAATTGAGACTTAGAAAGGTCTTGAAGGAAGTCCCTGCATATTCCTGCACTGCCCAGAATGAACTACGATGGAATTTGTAGCTGACTTGTCCAAAGTAGTTTACAGTGATTAAGACTGTATTTCGGCATCTTAATGTGGCTTCATGCATGTTCTCCTTTTTTGTCTCCTGCGGGTAGAATAAACCGCTTATCAGACTACATATAAGCTATGGTGCTAAATTAATTTCTGCGATTTCTCTTCCTGTTATGAAAGTGGTACCgcaagaatggatggatgagttCTTAGTTAAGGCAAGATTGCACGATCACTCCGTTCTTGTTTCAGGTTGTTTTGAAGAAAATCCAAAATGTTCTTTCTACTGAGATTCCAGAGAGACATTCCTGAAGAGTTTAAACGGTCTTTAAATGCAGCCAAAATTCAGTTATTTACAGTGTAGCAGATGGtaccagggctgtcctaaaagactgtaattCTATTGCAATTCGTGTGTTATTTCTGTCCctatgtttaaaatgtatgtgtgattcgtatgattgttcggtagtttccatccgtactccatacgaatgtaaactaccgaaccaatagaccaccccagagagaagtgtgtaccttattaagcgttcacacttctctaaccgcaggttaatcggtactttagtgatgtatctgggtggccgccgttctgtatacgaacacgtggcggcggcggccatcttacgcacgaaaatctcagcggtgtttggtcgtcgggtgtctggaactcaaatcggacactcgattacccgaacaccgctgagacctccatggctccgtaactcccgaacgggaaggctaatcagcctcccgttcggtaggttcaaagtaccgaacaaggggattcatacgaatacaAGATTAAttgtggatggcagtatttgatgtgtgttttacctcccgaatgaagaccgaccgcagggccaaaacccttttcggataccacctcgtgtgcggtcggtcaaattacaccctccacctaactcccgaacccctggttcgatctgggtgatttttgaatatgttagtcacccagatctggGCTACCAGGGGGTCCCCCCAGTATTATTGtaactgcttgttttggggtacattcagaactcgggaaaactacagtatgtataattggattaagtgtcatactgaggggaggagatgtgtgggaggtaacggttacaCTATTGAATACTGTACttattaatgtgaatccctcccttgcatgggagaatgctttataaggagactgtgtggattaaaagtcagttctgctcctgatgctgtgtgtcgtccagtcattgggatctgtatggagatattcgtggattactttatttgctgggattactgcttcatggtgtttttactacttgttcctgagcctcactgggatctatactggagttaacctgtggaatatcaggcctccgctacataCAGTAAGGAAGATATAGAGACTTCATAGAGATTTCTACCATTgcatcagaaattttaggagaCTTTGTCTTTTATCAtcaacaaatatttaaaatacaaatctaAAGAACTTTGGAGAATTAGCAATTATAATTAATACATGAACTATATAATGCAACAAGCACCAAACACAGTAAAAagcaataatatatacatttaactacTTATTTGGTTGCCCTCATTTGCATAACATCATTATGCAAATATACACACTTTAATTCAGTCAGCAGAGGGCATTGCAGAGTAGCTACGATCACAAGCCCTGTTCAGGGGCTCCTGGGaccaggtccatagtctgtgggcaagaggctggcctccAAGTCTCTCCAAAAGGCCATGGCATGGGAGCTTCTGTCACATAGGGCTACTTAATTGTTAACTGAGCTTGGGGAGTGTGAATCACCTtaaagcaaaatatataaaaagtctaCTATTCACCACTAATTGCTATGACGTACAGCAGCATGTACAGAATcacatgaaacaatgtttctcttAGTCTCCACTGTTTATTTATACAAAATCTCTCAAAATGTGCACACTTTATTGCCTATCTAAAATACACAAGCAATATACCACACTACCAGGCTGACCAATTGTCTTGTACGGACAGCCTAACTGAACATGGAAGTATTTACTTGGGTATGATACCAAGGGATTTCCTAAGCAAACTGCCCTCTTATTTGAAGGACACTAAGGAAGCCTTTAACCATCTATCCTCCTTTCAACAGGTTACTGAAATTGGGATGGTTGGAAGGTATGTAAAGCTGCTGTGTTGTACCATGAGCAATCTCTAATCTGAGGCGTCGACAAACTGAAGTCTAATTAATTCTAAACTTAATGGGAATAAGCTGTCACAGTTCCTGCACTCATAATgaatgttttacatattaaacacagacatacattacaACTTCCTTTTATGTCAGAACATTATAGATTCTCAAACGActgttatgtttgtttctttttaatcttTGTATGACACAAGTCATTAAGCTGCTATATAAAATACCTAATAatgtgtatgaagataaagtATGGTGCTACGTAAGTTTTTATGCCAGTCTTAAAAATTCCAaagttatttaaatttttttttttttttttttgaattttttattttagcagTGCATATTTGATACATACAGGCTTGAGGTGCCCtgaaagcagtcctcaggctttACTTCGCTTTACATACGGGACATGTGAatggcatgcacaattttataatataggCAAGCTCAAAGGTAGTCAGGTGTACCGACATACTGATGGGACGGTGACATGGAAGACATTATATATCAGTGGTTCAAGAACATGCTTAAAGCTTCCATCATGTCACATAGAGCAGAAATTAAAACACAAGATTAGAAAACATGCGTGTGTGTAGGTTTAAATGGTAACGGTTATGATTAATAGACCTCTGTGGGTAATACGTGTGTGCGTTTGCTCGCTTGTACTAGGGGGTCAGGCAAGAGTAGTATATAGAGTTGGTATAAGCTGCAGCCCAGTTGGGGTGGTGGTAAGCCTAATAGCTTATGTatgtggggggtaaggagggagggagacagcatAGTTATAGTCACCAATATACATGTAAGATAAATTTAGTCCTGCAGAGTCAGAGGCTGTAGGTGGCCGGGCAACGTCCATTAATGAGCATGGGGCTGGCCGCCTGCTTGCTGTGTAGTCACCCCTTTCCCTCAGGTGGGAACCGAGTTTGCGGCATTGGGGGTTCCCGATGGTAGTCGGTCCGCCGGGAGATGTCTGGCTGCACCCTCCAGCTCCGGGCCAGTAGCACGGCCGGCATCTTGTGTCCACGGACTCGGGTACCTCTAGGGTCTGGATCCTTCCCTATCGGGACAGGTTTGGAGGCCTTGGTGTAGGTGCTGCGTCGCCTTCGGCGGGCCGGTCTCCGCCTGTGTGGTTGATGCACTGGGGTTGTTCCCCTAATGGCCGTCGGCCCAGATGGGCTATCATCTCGCTTTGTGGGCTGCTTTACCAAGGCTTTGCCCGAGGGTGGCCCAGTCCCCCTCCGGTCGGCGCTGTCATGTTGGCCCCCCATGCTCCTGCTCTCCTGCTTCTGCTCCGCCGCTTGCCGGGCCAGAATTCGTGCCCAGAAGGCTGTGAACAGGTCGTTCAGGCGGCTGGTAAGTGAGTCGCTTGTGCTGGGTCTGCATTCCGCTGGCCTTTCTCCTCCACCCGGCTGCACATCTGCCATTTTTGTGTGGCGGGCTACTTGCAGGCATGGTGCGTGGTTGGGTCTGGTTTCTGCGTGTGAGGTCCACAGAGGTACGCTAGTCGAGGCtgtttggaccgggataacccccaccggtcctaaggggggggggcagcttTGCGTTGCGGGTGCTGCATGTGTTTGtgggccgggagagcggccgtctctcctctgcCCTGCTTGGTGTAGGCCCCAGGCCTCAGGTCGGTCATTCCGGCAGGTATGCTAGGCTTGTGGGGTATCCCCAAGGTCGTCAGCTTCTGCAGAGCAATTTGTGATATATTAGGGTTCAGGATTGCACAGATTGCCCCTGATTTCAGCCGGTATTCAGGCCTAGGCCCAGGAGCCCATATTATGTGCGACTGTACAGCTtcacagtcaggccacgcccccctaaattttttatttttaatgttttttttgtttgttttttgttgtcaattatttttttatcGTGGTGTAAGCAGTTTACACTTGTTATACAGCAACAACACAAATTGTAGCATAAACACATGTGAGATAACAGATATGCAAGATACTACACCATTTTTATATTTAGAGAAGTCACACTGTTAAATATATCGGCATACGAACAACCAAGACTGCTTGAAACATAGGGAAGAATTAACCATAGGGAAGCATGCACAAACTGCCTATGTGCAATATATGAAAACTATGGAGTTGTGCACTATGAGTGTTCGAAGAGGTGGTGTTAAACAAGATGAGAGTGTGATGGTTGCAATAACCATGTGGAGGCCGCACCCCGCCAGGGTAGCATAGATGAGCTTACAAAtgtgaaagaaaaaaactaatattaatataaacatgAACAGTAAACCAGATAACTGGATTCTAAAACCCGAGGCCTGACAAATTGTCCACTATTACTGCTTATTGCCCACAGTCATATTTTATAGTAAAGGTCAGTCAACCAACTCCCCAACTGGTTATTGTGTATGGATACTTGAGAAGTGCACATGGGGAGGCTGTGAGGGGGTGCCAGTCCCAGGCCTGTCGGAGAGCTGACACCTTGTGATCATGAACTTGAGGTCTCATAGAGTCCCGGTTCTTCCGTTCCAAGGGTAGTATCAAGCGGTCTGTGGATGGCCGTACCCCTTAGTACTCGGCCCAGGTGAGCATGCCTGATCAGTAGCTACAGAATATACCTCTTTGCCTGGCAGGGGCCTTCTCAACTCCTCTCCATGAAGTCTCCAAACCTCCTTTTGTAGGTAGCACAGCCAGTGCTGCCAATCCTGAGCATTCCTCCAGTTTCACCCAGAACAACTCAAAGATAGTATCCAGTGTAGCCACAGATGGGAGAGGTAAATCAGTCTAGTTCAGTTGGCATATTGCCAGGCTCTGCAATGCCTGAACATATGCTTAACTAGGCTACGCATGCCATCTTGCGTAACTAGGCTACGACTCAGAAGCATTACAGAGCTTGCAGGTTCACTATGTAGGACCAAAGTGTGCATCCCCTGTGAGGACCGGGAGAAACTCCACCGGTCTAAAGGGGGGAGCGTTGTCGAAGCCatagtcgaagtacaggcaaggTGGGAGATCGGCCGCATCTCTGGCCCCAGAACAGATGGCAGGCCACAGTGAGCGTTGGTTCACACAAAATACCGGACAATGTCAGTCCAGAAGGTGCCAAAGCTGTTTCCACAAATTGTGAATCAAATTCAGCTACTCAAGTAAAATATATCTCGATTTTGGAATCTTATTTGTCAAAACAAGCTGAGGAGCTCCCTCAACCTGTGTCCTGCTCACTTGGCGTCAGGCCCTGCCTTCTCGAAAGTTACTTATTTCAGCAGTAGATGGTTGTTAAAACCAACACAAATTTGAtgtaaatggaaataaaacacacgattccacagaaaaaaaaataacgtgAAAAGATATTAAAATCTTGGCGTACATCAAATATATCTATACAATTATATCTTGTAATTTATGTATCTAGATCAGACGTgtaaaatttggggggggagcTAGCGGCCATACTGATAGAACGCATCTTTATTGAGCCCCAAGCAGAACTCGAAAAAATCACTACAAAACCTAAAGAAACTTTAAGCATTTCAACTCACATTGCCATGGAATACCTTCCCTGAGGCATGGGGCAACGAAgcaaaaaatataaatcaaataGACCACCTACCACCGCTGATATCGGCGATCTACTGCGGAGGCCTGCAAACTCCTAGAGGGCCACAATGGCGTAGCTGGTTGAAGAGTTATATCACTCGTCTAGCGAGGCCGCACTATCGGAAGAGGGCGCCTATGATGCTTGGGCACAGAGCCGACCCGCTCAATTACCTGCTAAACTTGCAGAGAAACTTCCAGTCACAGAGGAAAAACTGAGTGACATGTTGGACGAGCTGCACAGACATATTGCTGCTGACATTGGCTTGTTCCGGGAAGAAATCAGAGGAGTGTCGCTCGCATGCAAAATACCGAGCTTAACACTGCCACACAAGAGACACGACTGGCGAATGTGGAACAAAAACTTCTGACCCCCTAGAAGGCCTAGACACAAGACCAGGAAAGCTTGGTAGCCTTGGAAGATAAAAGGCGCTGGAAAAAAATCAAAGTGTGTAGACTGCCTGAGGCCATAGAGTCTGCAGAAATTCCACACCTGTTCCGCAGATTATTTAACATGCTCTTCACAGTAAAACAAGCTAAATGATGCCGCTTGATGGCTGGTACAGGATCCCTAGATCGACTACACTTACCCCAGGTGAGGGAATATGACCAGGTAAGGGATATAATCATCAGTTTACAGCTAAGCCAGGATCGCTTGGCCTTCATGACGGCCACATGCAACAAGTCCCCTCTACACTTTGAGGGCCACTCTCTGACCTTTTATCCTGACCTGTCCAGGGCCACAATGGACTGGCGTCGATCTCTATGACCGCTGACCAAGGAACTCTTAGCACACAAAGTACCCTTTCATTGGGGCAGGCCCAGATGCCTAATCATACCAAGGGACACTGGAAACATGAAAGTTTGTGAAGCTGCGGACATACCAGGCACACTGCAGAAACTTGGAATAGCAGACCTAGCTCCTGACCCTATGATGCCGACGACATCCACATCTTGGGATCCAGCTAAAGTTCACTCATTTATACGGGCTGCCCGCCGGGGTGATACTTCATCCACTTCGGTGTCATGAACTCTCTCTGTCTCTGGCTAAACAAATGCCTGATGCTCTAGTTCTGCTTGGTGTTATTTTCTTTCCCTTGTGTTATTTCCTTTATAATGTTATCAGTATGTTTTAACATGTTTCAGATGTCATAAGTGGTGCCCTTGAACGCAAATATTTCATCAATGCTCCGCAACCCTCTCCCCTTCTATACTACAGGAACTATAGTTCCTATTGCATTTACTGACCCAACAGGGGTATGAGCCTCTATGAAATGTATCTAACTTATGAATCTCTACTACATCATTTGGTACTGGAGGCATCTAGTGCTTCCTGCCCTATACGTCTATTCTAAGTTCTGCTATCAAAGTTATCTGCTATTACtgctgctattattattattactttttcaaAATACGCAATACTCCCTATATTGTTTAATGCTAAATGTGTACCATGATGTGATACCACTGCTTTGCGAAATGTTATTGTCATAGTAGAACCATCATGTATTGGTTACACGTGTACAACGTTTGGATTGCGAATAAAaagagaatttagaaaaaaaacaacaacaaaaaaaaactgtaaaatgctgtaattttggggggGTCTGGAATGGATTAAGTTTACATTACttcttatgggaaatgttgattcagTTCTCAAACAAATTGGAactcgaacagccttctggaacagATTAAGTTAGAGttctgaggttccactgtattatGAAAGAATTCCATACAGCTGAGAAAAAttgcttctttatttttttttttttattggcttaATTTTCTATTCAATACAATTTTGTACTATttgtattccaaaaaaaaaaaaactaaatgcaaTTGTTATCAAAAATAGTCCACCTTCATCGAAAATCAGATTCATTGCCAAAATTTACAGTCTTTCAGCTGAAAAAGAAAAATTTATGgattcactaattagtcctgGTTATTAACATGCcaactgtgtattgtatagggtTTCAATTTAATTAGACGTTTTGAAACCAATATTGCAAGGAGTGAATTATGATATTAAAGCTAAACTTGTATCAAATTTGGCATTTTATATAAGAACTTTTTAATAGTAGTTTACAGAATACAATGCTGCTACACAAAACCTCTTCTATCTGCTgtttggggggtggggagggtgttGTGATGCttgagtggttatggtacttgggttGTTCCCTAaaactctttattttattgatgttCGGTTACTCCTACAAATGCATTATTTTGgcgctttttattttattttttaattttactgatCTCTTTTGTGATCCAAATATGTAATGTGGGCTTGCTTTCTGCCGCTGGTTGTTGCTCACAGTCCTCTATGATATATCGCTTGCTGCAGACACATTTTGTATTTCCTCACGCAGTGATGCTTCCTGCGGGGAAGCACATGGTGCAAGGCCATTTATTGTATGTGATCGTCCCCTTTTTGAAGTGTGCACTTTGTATTTCCTCTATCCGCTGAGTAAGTGCTAGTTATCTGCTGTCCATCTAGCAGAGGCAACTTTATGGAGTTTTCCATTGTTTTGTCTCCTGACTAGGTGTCCTATTGTTTTCCAATAATTGTTCATGCAAAACTATTGTTGATGTTATTAATTTAGTTCTCTCCAACTGTTTACTGCATTTGTAGACCGCTCCTATATGTATAATTATTTCCTGTATTTATTTGGTAAAAGATCATTCTGGGCTGGAATTGGctcatttatttttgtgttttgttctggtttttctttataaaagataCTTCCATTTGAAGTGACTGCATTTGCAAGAAATTTACAGGAAGTAGATTACAACGTTTAGCACTGCCCAGAAAAGGAAGtgaccaaccaatcagaatgctcagtagctttttttttaaaacatttttttttttaaaagaggcaTTTCAAAGTTCTGACTTTATTCCATAAATCAATGCATGGTGTATTAGAATGgaggaagtgaaaaagagaaggcaattttaaaggaacagtccaaacATCTAaaggactttaaagggacactgtaggcaccaagaccacttcagctcattgaagtggtctaggtgcaatgtcccatgtcccttaaccctacagtggtaattattgcaatttctgagaaactgcaataattacctctgagggttgactcctcctctagtagctgtctaccaggaggattttgtgtgggagtgtctgtgtgtattgtacggattgattggttgtatttcaaaaccctgtgcgcagtactatgtgtgtggaTTGTGactaaaagaggctgtatgtgccagtacagtcagttctgcttgacctcaaaacgaagtgtcgtctcgttattgggggaattggattgtatgttgattgccaggagtgtaagctgattgtatgcttttcctgttcagctgtttacagcattcatatgcatgagagcatttgtatgcttctccggttcggtggttgtggtgtctgctgcagtgcttggagtcctcatgaAGCGCTagaagcatccttcaacggaggtacccagtcggggtgcccgtcgatccgttacagctcCCAATTAAATTAATGGGCAAATAGACCGAGTCGGCAAAATATACCTGCTGTATATCCCACTTTTTAGAAAAATTAGTTGATCCTTCATGGCCTTTCATCACCTGATTCACTTCGGGGATGATGCCTTTTTGGCATTtctctaataatttttttttccaccttcAGGGCCCCTTCAGGATGGATTTGAAAAACGGTGGGCCACAGCTTCTGGATCCAAGCTTCCAGCTGCAGTTGGAGAATTCACGAGACCAGCTGAAACGGGAGATCCAGAGAGAGCTGAAGATTAAGGAAGGGGCCGAAAACCTGCGCAAAGTGTCCACTGATAAAAAGCATCAGAGCCATGTGGAGAGCCAGCTCAGGACTTCCAACCGTCGGTTACAGGACCTTCATCGCCAACTGCAGGATCTCAACGGCAGGATAGTCATTCTGGACAAGGAGTGCAAGCAAGGCAAGAATGGCACGGGGAGTTGGGAGGGAAACGAGGAACAATTGTAGTACAAAGTACAAATATGGAAAAGCTGTAATACGTAGGAAGTAATAAAGAGGAGAAAGCCACAAGTGATATATTGGTCAGAACAAAGGATTAGGTAACTATTGCCAGGCAGGGGTATCAGCTATGCGGAGATAGAAGCAAAAaaactgtaaacataaaaaaaaataaaaaataaagctagTACTTGGGGTATTTAGAAAAAGATGAGAATCTGCCTTGCCAAATATTGGCAATACAAAATCCTAGCCTAGAAAATCTAAATCTACCTGCAGAGACCTAAAATAACACATTGATGATGGCTCTGAGGTTAGTGGTTCATACATCTTGGCACCTGCTCTACCAACACTAAAACAGGATGTATTTTTGCAGATGGCACTGTGTCTCCAGACCCTTGTATTTTTGATCAGACCTCGGACCCCAGACAACGGAGGGTGGAGGCTTTGAAAAGGCAGTTGCACATTGAGACCAAGGTTAAACAGGGGGCAGAGAACATCATTCAGATGTTTTCAAATGGGACTTCAAAGGTAAGTGAGAGAAACTATAAtgcagggtggggggaggggggggggggggcgtttgGGGGTCGGAGTTGATGCTCTCTTCATTCTGTTGCTTTAAAACTATCCACCATGgaattatatagttatatatttatcTCCATAATAACAATTAACTGGCCAGTTCAAGGCTGAGCAACAACAGCTCTGTGTATGCAGTATAAACATTATATAAAGAGgatctattttaaaaaatggggaACATCATAGATGTTAAGTCATAAGTAATCTTCAAGCTATCAATTCTAACCCTCAGACTGTACCGTGGGCTCAATTAAAGAACTGGCATACTGTAAAGGTATAACATATTATTTACTTAATAGGCTGGATCCCAGAGGCTCTCTCTTGTCCAAAGGCAGGTTATAAGAGTATTTGAGGCCCATCACCAGAACACTAAGAGATGTAATGTTGCACTGCAAATGTTGGTGGAGGGAGTATATccgatttttaaataaaatgatcatGCCACAATCAAGGTCCTGCTCACGCTGTGCATAAATTTCGTAATGGCCACCATCCTTCTAAAATGCTATATGAATGCACTGGGGAAACAAGTACATATATGCATCGTTTACTTTTAGGACCGAAAACTTCTAGCCACAGCTCAGCAGATGCTACAGGATTCCCGGATAAAGACAGAGTTACTCCGTATGCAGATTGTGAAGCTAACACAGGCTCCTGGTTCATTATCTGACGTCAATGACCAGACTGGAACTCTATTGCCAATAGAGCTCCGGATAGAGGAGCTCAGACACCATTTGCGTGTAGAGGCTGCGGTGGCAGAGGGCGCCAAAAATGTAGTGAAGCTGCTTGGTGGCCGCAGGGTTCAGGACCGCAAGGCACTGGCTGAGGTGAGACTGTTCCTTTTCTCAGAATGTTATCATTTGCAAGTTGAAAGGTTCTACTAGAGGTTCTCTTCTTACTTCTAGGCACAGTCTCGGCTACATGAGTCCTGCCAGAAGATAGACATATTGCGTCTGTCACTGGAACGCTGTCTGTCTGCACTCCCACTTGGACACCCAAAACAGCAGATAATAAAGCAGGAGCTCCAAAGCTACCCGTCGGCAGGAGCAGCATGGGGCAAAGGCACAAGCCAACCTCTAACCTCTTTCATAAAATCAACTGCACTTACTGGTAAGTTGGGGGCTGTGGAAAATAGCACTATCCTGGCGTATTGTATTTGTGAATGTATCTTGCATTTCCTGAAAAGGCACCTTGGAGATCCATGTCTTGGGCTGCCAGGATCTGTTGGAAACAGTCCCTGGACGTTCTCGAGCAGCATCAGTCCCCGGAAGTCCGAATGAATCAAAGAACTTTATTCGCTACCGGCCTGGAGGCAGTGCCCATGCTCGTGGAGGATCAGGACGCAGCCTGCGGTCAGATGAACTCTGTGGTGAGTACTCAACTTTAAAGTCCACACATTATTTTTAATGCACTTATATAGATAGTGAATACCaactaaaatgattaaaaataataatttaaacattGATACTTTTAGATTTTCCTGCAAAACTACAGGCTGGGCAGGAACTGAGATCTTGGCAATCAAGGCTTATTGAgcaaaaacaaattattaaagTCACTTGCCATAACTAACTGTAGCCTATCCTGTATTGTGCACTTAACGTGTTTGGGTGCCTAGAATATACCTTTAACACATCAATAGTTCATGTGACCTGGATTTTCAGTCATTCAGTGTCATTCTCTTTTATTTAGGAGATGTAATGTGTGTCTTGAAAGTTGATAACAAGCCAGTCAGACAGACAAACTGGGGCCTCGTGAATAACCAAGGTTGGAATCAGCGTTTCACCATTGAACTGGAAAGGGTGAGTCCTCTGTATATTAatctctatttttgttttcctttttaacGGATCTTGGTGacatgaattttttatttttttgtagtcgCGGGAGCTGGAAATCTCTGTGCATTGGCGAGATTGGCGTGAGCTGTGTGCTGTGCGCTTCTTACGCTTAGAGGATTTCCTGGATAACGAACGACATGGAGTGTGTCTGCAGCTGGAACCTCAGGGAATGCTCTTTGCAGAGGTAAAGGTCAGGGCAGTCTGTATGGGATGAAGTACAATGCGGAGAATGGGATTGTAAACATGCCACATTTATTTCAGATCATGTTCTGTAACCCTGTGATGGAGAGGAGAGGAAAAGTGCAGAGACAGAAGCGCATTTTTCCCAAGCAAAAAGGTAAGGAGTGTCTGATTCTTCTTTTTGTGTGTTGACCATTCTTTGTAGTGGTATTTTCATTGTTGGAGTTGTATATCAGGCATTATTTGATACCCATTTTTTTGCAAATAAGTCTATAAATTAAAGGACATTGCAAGCACGATAAGCttacaactacaacttattacagtggttatggtgcaaggggtTATCGGAGCAGTTCACTATTAGCTTTTTCTTAGTTTTGTAAACTGAGACATGCTCCCTCCATGCACCATAATAATTACAATATGATGTAGACCGGAAAAGCATGATGGCAAAGAATGTTTTTTGCTTTCAACAGGTAAAAAGGTGTTTGCTAAAATACACACGTACTATTGCTGCTATTTAAAGGAATGCTAtaggcaccaaatcaactttagcttaatgaagcaattttagtggtaagatcatgcccctgctgtctcgctgctcaattttctgcca
This DNA window, taken from Pelobates fuscus isolate aPelFus1 chromosome 9, aPelFus1.pri, whole genome shotgun sequence, encodes the following:
- the PKN3 gene encoding serine/threonine-protein kinase N3 isoform X3, which codes for MDLKNGGPQLLDPSFQLQLENSRDQLKREIQRELKIKEGAENLRKVSTDKKHQSHVESQLRTSNRRLQDLHRQLQDLNGRIVILDKECKQDGTVSPDPCIFDQTSDPRQRRVEALKRQLHIETKVKQGAENIIQMFSNGTSKDRKLLATAQQMLQDSRIKTELLRMQIVKLTQAPGSLSDVNDQTGTLLPIELRIEELRHHLRVEAAVAEGAKNVVKLLGGRRVQDRKALAEAQSRLHESCQKIDILRLSLERCLSALPLGHPKQQIIKQELQSYPSAGAAWGKGTSQPLTSFIKSTALTGTLEIHVLGCQDLLETVPGRSRAASVPGSPNESKNFIRYRPGGSAHARGGSGRSLRSDELCGDVMCVLKVDNKPVRQTNWGLVNNQGWNQRFTIELERSRELEISVHWRDWRELCAVRFLRLEDFLDNERHGVCLQLEPQGMLFAEIMFCNPVMERRGKVQRQKRIFPKQKGKDFLRATQMNINFATWGRLMMSILPPCSSMTTLSPPLSVQNAATFQAPITNRDVSVKKLIYDEDTSLKPPAKPPRLYLQEESVQEPPPAADSPAQPAEKCMKKIHENGVFPQTEISKCQRRNALQMEDFSLVSVLGRGHFGKVLLAEYKASGKLFAIKALKKRDIVSRDEFESLQCEKRIFEVVNSSGHPFLVNMFGCFQTHDHACFVMEYLPGGDLMMHIHSNVFSQPATSFYSACVILGLQFLHEQKIIYRDLKLDNLLMDASGFVKIADFGLCKEGMGYGDRTNTFCGTPEFLAPEVLTETSYTYAVDWWGLGVLIYEMLVGECPFPGDDEEEVFDSIVNEEVRYPRFLSSEAINVIRKLLKKSPERRLGAGPNDAEEIKPHPFYQAIDWGALYARKVKPPFVPSLNNPLDVRNFDEEFTGQKPILSPSDDPRPVAAIDQILFQDFDFVSEHLLAG
- the PKN3 gene encoding serine/threonine-protein kinase N3 isoform X2, whose protein sequence is MAGDPQPHGPFRMDLKNGGPQLLDPSFQLQLENSRDQLKREIQRELKIKEGAENLRKVSTDKKHQSHVESQLRTSNRRLQDLHRQLQDLNGRIVILDKECKQDGTVSPDPCIFDQTSDPRQRRVEALKRQLHIETKVKQGAENIIQMFSNGTSKDRKLLATAQQMLQDSRIKTELLRMQIVKLTQAPGSLSDVNDQTGTLLPIELRIEELRHHLRVEAAVAEGAKNVVKLLGGRRVQDRKALAEAQSRLHESCQKIDILRLSLERCLSALPLGHPKQQIIKQELQSYPSAGAAWGKGTSQPLTSFIKSTALTGTLEIHVLGCQDLLETVPGRSRAASVPGSPNESKNFIRYRPGGSAHARGGSGRSLRSDELCGDVMCVLKVDNKPVRQTNWGLVNNQGWNQRFTIELERSRELEISVHWRDWRELCAVRFLRLEDFLDNERHGVCLQLEPQGMLFAEIMFCNPVMERRGKVQRQKRIFPKQKGKDFLRATQMNINFATWGRLMMSILPPCSSMTTLSPPLSVQNAATFQAPITNRDVSVKKLIYDEDTSLKPPAKPPRLYLQEESVQEPPPAADSPAQPAEKCMKKIHENGVFPQTEISKCQRRNALQMEDFSLVSVLGRGHFGKVLLAEYKASGKLFAIKALKKRDIVSRDEFESLQCEKRIFEVVNSSGHPFLVNMFGCFQTHDHACFVMEYLPGGDLMMHIHSNVFSQPATSFYSACVILGLQFLHEQKIIYRDLKLDNLLMDASGFVKIADFGLCKEGMGYGDRTNTFCGTPEFLAPEVLTETSYTYAVDWWGLGVLIYEMLVGECPFPGDDEEEVFDSIVNEEVRYPRFLSSEAINVIRKLLKKSPERRLGAGPNDAEEIKPHPFYQAIDWGALYARKVKPPFVPSLNNPLDVRNFDEEFTGQKPILSPSDDPRPVAAIDQILFQDFDFVSEHLLAG